The following proteins come from a genomic window of Planctomycetota bacterium:
- the gspH gene encoding type II secretion system protein GspH, whose translation MTPRPRKYAFTLLELILVMVLMAVVLAMAAPSLSNFGQARIIDDTAAHMLATIKYARLMSASEGRTYRFEVDPVRRTFGLTAQEGSAYVAIADNAARSIPLPENIDAKFMSSEAATRSHFNINPDGTVEPTTIRLTGPGGQMMEVFCKTASDEYAIRTVTDASATEQTP comes from the coding sequence ATGACCCCGCGCCCGCGAAAGTACGCATTCACGCTCCTTGAGCTCATCCTCGTGATGGTGCTCATGGCGGTCGTATTGGCGATGGCCGCCCCGTCGCTGTCCAACTTCGGGCAGGCGCGGATCATCGACGACACCGCCGCACACATGCTCGCGACGATCAAATACGCCCGGCTCATGTCCGCCAGCGAGGGCCGCACCTATCGCTTCGAGGTCGATCCGGTCCGCCGCACGTTCGGCCTGACCGCGCAGGAGGGCTCGGCCTATGTCGCCATCGCCGACAACGCCGCGCGGTCGATCCCGCTGCCCGAAAACATCGACGCCAAATTCATGAGCTCCGAAGCCGCCACGCGCTCGCACTTCAACATCAACCCCGACGGCACGGTCGAGCCGACAACGATCCGACTCACCGGCCCGGGCGGACAGATGATGGAAGTCTTCTGCAAGACCGCCTCCGACGAATACGCGATCCGCACCGTCACCGACGCATCCGCGACGGAGCAAACGCCATGA
- the gspG gene encoding type II secretion system protein GspG, producing MTRRQHAHIRPGFSLIELMLVLVILAVLAAVVATRFTGTSERARVTAAKTDIASLETALDAFEVDAGRFPSSEEGLLALVEVPAGMTEDNWHGPYIKRGVPKDPWGNEYVYQFPGRVNTRSFDLSSNGPDGQAGSEDDIVNWDKDTK from the coding sequence ATGACTCGTCGTCAACATGCACACATCCGCCCCGGCTTCTCGCTCATCGAGCTGATGCTGGTGCTCGTCATTCTCGCCGTGCTCGCCGCCGTCGTCGCCACGCGCTTCACCGGCACGTCGGAGCGCGCCCGCGTCACCGCCGCCAAGACCGACATCGCCTCGCTCGAAACCGCACTCGACGCCTTCGAGGTCGACGCCGGACGATTCCCCTCGTCCGAAGAAGGCCTGCTCGCCCTTGTCGAAGTCCCCGCGGGCATGACCGAGGACAACTGGCACGGCCCCTACATCAAGCGCGGCGTGCCGAAGGACCCCTGGGGCAACGAATACGTCTACCAGTTCCCCGGCCGCGTCAACACACGCAGCTTCGACCTCTCGAGCAACGGCCCCGACGGACAGGCGGGTTCTGAAGACGACATCGTCAACTGGGACAAGGACACCAAGTAA
- a CDS encoding type II/IV secretion system protein, whose amino-acid sequence MALDALLSKMVARGLLDEPAATRAQAVWKDGRVLDDALAELCSADEPTRLKFLADEFDLPLADLDRQPPDKALVEKYPARLLVQHRLLPWREVNGHLSVATSRPFDAAGLDELRMVSGKDIALALAPAQDIDRLLKQLIGVGADTIQSMESDRANQGIEVIDAMPGDDLDLESAAEDASIVRFVNQVLGEAVTARATDVHFEPFENELRVRYRIDGVLVEANIPPGVARFRAAIVSRLKILSHLDIAEKRLPQDGRIRLKIAGREIDVRVSVIPMLHGEAVVLRILDRGATLLGIEHLGMSERDHRLFSRVLNLPHGICLVTGPTGSGKTTSLYAGLSQINTTDLKIVTIEDPIEYQLRGVNQIQVSEKTGLTFATGLRAILRHDPDVVLVGEIRDRETASIAVQASLTGHLVFSTLHTNDAPGALTRLVDMGIEPFLVASSLELVIAQRLVRLICSSCKRAMPVDDVTRLRGELNIDLPDKLYVGEGCRECQGTGYRGRAGIFEMMPVTDTIQRLLLERASSNQIRKAAMREGMRGLREDGWRLILEGRTTLEEVLRVTKDEAAADMRGPVVQEEA is encoded by the coding sequence GTGGCATTGGATGCACTGCTCTCGAAGATGGTGGCGCGCGGGCTCCTTGACGAGCCCGCCGCCACCCGCGCGCAGGCCGTCTGGAAAGACGGCCGCGTGCTTGATGATGCGCTGGCCGAACTGTGCAGCGCCGATGAACCCACACGCCTCAAGTTCCTCGCCGACGAATTCGACCTTCCGCTCGCCGATCTGGATCGGCAACCGCCCGACAAGGCGCTCGTCGAAAAGTATCCCGCCCGGCTCCTCGTGCAGCATCGACTTCTGCCATGGCGCGAAGTCAACGGGCATCTTTCCGTTGCGACCTCGCGCCCCTTCGACGCCGCGGGGCTCGACGAGCTGCGCATGGTCAGCGGCAAGGACATCGCCCTCGCTCTCGCCCCCGCGCAGGACATCGACCGACTCCTCAAGCAGCTCATCGGCGTCGGCGCGGACACCATCCAGTCGATGGAATCCGACCGCGCCAATCAAGGCATCGAAGTCATCGACGCCATGCCCGGCGACGACCTCGATCTGGAAAGCGCCGCCGAGGACGCGTCGATCGTCCGCTTCGTCAATCAGGTGCTCGGCGAAGCGGTCACCGCCCGGGCGACCGACGTGCACTTCGAACCATTCGAAAACGAGCTGCGCGTCCGCTACCGCATCGACGGCGTGCTCGTCGAAGCGAACATCCCGCCGGGCGTCGCTCGCTTCCGTGCGGCGATCGTGTCACGCCTGAAGATTCTCAGCCACTTGGACATCGCCGAAAAGCGCCTGCCGCAGGACGGGCGCATCCGCCTCAAGATCGCCGGGCGCGAAATCGACGTGCGCGTGTCCGTTATTCCGATGCTGCACGGCGAAGCGGTCGTGCTGCGCATCCTCGACCGCGGGGCGACGCTTTTGGGTATCGAACACCTGGGCATGAGCGAGCGCGATCATCGACTCTTCTCGCGCGTGCTCAATCTCCCGCACGGCATCTGCCTCGTCACCGGCCCGACCGGCTCCGGCAAAACCACTTCGCTCTACGCCGGCCTGTCGCAGATCAACACGACCGACCTGAAAATCGTCACTATCGAAGACCCCATCGAATACCAGCTCCGCGGCGTCAATCAGATCCAGGTCTCCGAAAAAACCGGCCTGACGTTCGCCACCGGTTTGCGAGCGATTCTGCGTCACGACCCCGATGTCGTGCTCGTCGGTGAAATCCGCGACCGGGAAACCGCCTCGATCGCCGTGCAGGCCTCGCTCACGGGTCACCTGGTTTTTTCGACGTTGCATACCAATGACGCCCCCGGCGCACTGACCCGACTGGTCGACATGGGCATCGAGCCGTTCCTCGTTGCCTCGTCGCTCGAACTGGTCATCGCGCAGCGGCTCGTGCGGCTGATCTGCTCATCGTGCAAACGCGCCATGCCCGTCGACGATGTGACGCGCCTGCGCGGCGAACTGAACATCGACCTGCCCGACAAGCTCTATGTCGGCGAAGGTTGCCGCGAGTGTCAGGGCACCGGCTACCGCGGCCGGGCGGGCATCTTCGAGATGATGCCCGTCACCGATACGATCCAGCGTCTGCTGCTCGAACGCGCCAGTTCCAATCAGATACGCAAGGCGGCGATGCGCGAAGGCATGCGCGGCCTGCGTGAAGACGGCTGGCGGTTGATCCTCGAAGGCCGCACCACGCTTGAGGAAGTCCTCCGCGTTACGAAGGACGAAGCCGCCGCCGACATGCGCGGCCCCGTCGTGCAGGAGGAAGCGTGA
- the gspD gene encoding type II secretion system protein GspD: MQIGKKPDPALLAAPSDKIMLNFRDASIDAVLDYLSAVAGLIVVKPTEVSGRITIISKQPMTIDEAVQVFNTVLREKGYAAVRMDRTLKIMSVSSATKSSVPVRVGANPEKIPATDEIITQVVPVSSAESTQLLKDLRPILSETAAVTANAGSNTIIITDTSANIRRLVQVISAMDSALTSVSEVKVFPLQYARATDTARLINDTFGENARSRSSSRNQRDPRAEFFRNMMRGGRGGEDNNDSESPGRVDAPLTASADDRTNTVVVAGPPSTLKVVEDVIKELDANPVATQGVFVYAIEHAQSKNLETVLNTLFGATGSARNSSTSATGTNTNRQRGNNTSRFPETPIGGPNTGGSTPGGPSEARNALLQAANLSPASMEALGELVGNVQIVADPDTNSLLVMTAPGNFERVRTIIKELDRPVPQVLIKVLIAEVTHSDSVDLGAEFSVVNAPNNSTLFTDFGVEAAGMASGGLVYKLVAGDMSATLRALEEVGKLEVLSRPYILASDNQLATITVGSEVPFIRNTRITDNGDTINTIQYDDVGIILNVTPHISPDKLVTMDVAPEISSISGESVPISETVNAPVIEKRSASTRVAIQTGKTIVIGGLMQDQKTATIKKVPLLGDIPLVGLLFQRQENEKRKTELLIFLTPHVASEADRLEKITEDEKKGTQIVPDAVQPGEFDRHLRGLQRGDGVDRPEPHYDPNAPNPTNGPNEIDPKLRLSHPEEKKK; this comes from the coding sequence GTGCAGATCGGCAAGAAGCCCGACCCGGCACTTCTGGCCGCGCCGTCCGACAAGATCATGCTCAACTTCCGTGACGCGTCGATTGATGCCGTGCTCGATTACCTCTCCGCCGTCGCCGGGCTCATCGTGGTCAAGCCCACCGAAGTCTCCGGCCGAATCACCATCATCAGCAAGCAGCCGATGACCATCGACGAAGCCGTCCAGGTCTTCAACACCGTCCTGCGCGAAAAGGGCTATGCCGCTGTCCGCATGGACCGCACGCTCAAGATCATGTCCGTCTCCTCCGCCACCAAGTCCAGCGTCCCCGTCCGCGTCGGCGCCAATCCCGAAAAAATCCCCGCCACCGATGAAATCATCACGCAGGTCGTCCCCGTTTCCAGCGCCGAGTCGACGCAGCTTCTCAAGGACCTGCGCCCGATCCTTTCCGAAACCGCCGCCGTGACCGCCAACGCCGGCTCCAACACGATCATCATCACCGACACCTCCGCCAATATCCGCCGCCTCGTGCAGGTCATCTCGGCGATGGACTCCGCTCTGACGAGCGTCTCGGAAGTCAAGGTCTTCCCGCTCCAGTACGCCCGCGCCACCGACACCGCCCGTCTCATCAACGACACCTTCGGCGAAAACGCCCGCAGCCGCAGCAGCAGCCGCAATCAGCGCGACCCCCGCGCCGAATTCTTCCGCAACATGATGCGCGGCGGACGCGGCGGTGAGGACAACAACGACTCCGAATCCCCCGGCCGCGTCGATGCTCCCCTGACCGCCTCCGCCGACGACCGCACCAACACCGTCGTCGTCGCCGGTCCCCCCTCGACCCTGAAGGTCGTCGAAGATGTCATCAAGGAACTCGACGCCAACCCCGTCGCCACGCAGGGCGTCTTCGTCTACGCCATCGAACACGCCCAGAGCAAGAACCTCGAAACCGTCCTCAATACGCTCTTCGGCGCGACCGGCTCGGCCCGCAATAGCAGCACCAGCGCCACCGGAACCAACACTAACCGCCAGCGCGGCAACAATACCTCCCGATTCCCCGAAACCCCCATCGGCGGGCCGAACACAGGCGGCTCGACCCCCGGCGGGCCCAGCGAAGCACGCAACGCCCTCCTTCAGGCCGCCAACCTCTCGCCCGCTTCCATGGAAGCCCTCGGCGAACTCGTCGGCAATGTGCAGATCGTCGCTGACCCCGACACCAATTCGCTGCTGGTCATGACCGCTCCCGGCAACTTCGAGCGTGTCCGCACCATCATCAAGGAACTCGATCGCCCCGTCCCGCAGGTCCTCATCAAGGTGCTCATCGCCGAAGTGACCCACTCCGACTCCGTCGACCTCGGGGCCGAATTCTCCGTCGTCAACGCCCCCAACAACTCGACCCTGTTCACCGACTTCGGCGTCGAAGCGGCGGGCATGGCCAGCGGCGGTCTCGTCTATAAACTCGTCGCCGGCGACATGTCCGCAACGCTCCGCGCCCTCGAGGAAGTCGGCAAGCTCGAAGTCCTCTCCCGTCCCTACATCCTCGCCTCCGACAATCAGCTCGCCACCATCACCGTCGGCTCCGAAGTCCCCTTCATCCGAAACACCCGGATCACCGATAACGGCGACACCATCAACACCATCCAGTACGACGACGTCGGCATCATCCTCAACGTCACCCCCCACATCAGCCCCGACAAACTCGTCACGATGGACGTCGCGCCGGAGATTTCCTCGATCAGCGGCGAGTCCGTCCCCATCTCCGAAACCGTCAACGCCCCAGTCATCGAAAAGCGCTCCGCCTCGACCCGCGTCGCCATTCAGACCGGCAAGACCATCGTCATCGGCGGCCTCATGCAGGACCAGAAGACCGCCACCATCAAGAAAGTCCCGCTCCTCGGCGACATCCCGCTTGTGGGCCTCCTCTTCCAGCGCCAGGAAAACGAAAAGCGCAAGACCGAACTCTTGATTTTCCTGACGCCGCATGTCGCTTCCGAAGCCGACCGTCTTGAGAAGATCACCGAGGACGAGAAGAAGGGCACGCAGATCGTCCCCGATGCCGTCCAGCCCGGCGAATTCGACCGCCACCTGCGCGGCCTTCAGCGCGGCGACGGCGTCGACCGCCCCGAACCTCACTACGACCCCAACGCCCCCAACCCCACCAACGGCCCCAACGAAATCGACCCCAAACTCCGCCTCTCCCATCCGGAGGAAAAGAAAAAGTAG
- a CDS encoding prepilin-type N-terminal cleavage/methylation domain-containing protein encodes MNRRGFTLIEALATVVLVAIVLPVAMRGVSAALALGESAAMRQQATVLAEGKLAEMVTTGLWRGGDLSGDFSTSALGESLSVDETRSLTWSVTSTDAPWDQLRQISVKVMWMSRGYERNVTLTTLVDEENAP; translated from the coding sequence ATGAACCGACGCGGATTCACGCTCATCGAAGCGCTGGCGACGGTCGTGCTCGTGGCGATCGTTTTGCCCGTGGCGATGCGCGGCGTGTCGGCGGCGCTGGCGCTGGGCGAGTCGGCGGCGATGCGCCAGCAGGCCACCGTCCTCGCGGAAGGGAAACTCGCGGAAATGGTGACGACCGGCTTGTGGCGCGGCGGCGATCTGAGCGGCGACTTTTCGACGTCGGCGCTCGGCGAATCGCTGAGCGTCGACGAAACGCGCTCGCTGACGTGGTCGGTGACGAGCACGGACGCCCCGTGGGACCAGCTTCGCCAGATCAGCGTCAAGGTCATGTGGATGAGCCGGGGGTATGAGCGGAACGTGACGCTCACGACGCTCGTCGACGAGGAGAACGCGCCATGA
- a CDS encoding sigma-70 family RNA polymerase sigma factor, with product MTQGRATDADGHRAADEAAVRRAQGRDPAALHELVVRYADALLSTAAYLLGSEADAQEVTQETLLAMVSSIRQFQFRSSFRTWLWAILIRLAQQRLRERHRRRGESAAAEFPGSAAADPRDGIDVRLDVADAMMHLNAEHREVLVLREMEGMSYEQIAVVLEVPRGTVESRLHRARQAMRTLLSDYASREV from the coding sequence GTGACGCAGGGACGTGCGACTGATGCCGACGGGCACCGGGCGGCGGACGAGGCGGCGGTGCGGCGGGCGCAGGGGCGTGACCCCGCGGCGCTGCACGAGCTGGTCGTTCGCTACGCCGATGCCCTTTTGAGCACGGCCGCATATCTGCTCGGCTCCGAAGCCGACGCTCAGGAAGTCACGCAGGAGACGCTGCTGGCCATGGTCTCAAGCATCCGACAGTTTCAGTTTCGCTCGTCGTTCCGCACATGGTTGTGGGCGATTCTGATTCGCCTGGCGCAGCAGCGTCTGCGCGAGCGTCACCGCCGCCGAGGCGAATCGGCGGCGGCCGAGTTTCCGGGGTCGGCTGCCGCCGATCCGCGCGATGGGATCGATGTTCGACTCGATGTGGCGGATGCGATGATGCATCTGAACGCCGAGCACCGCGAAGTGCTCGTCCTGCGGGAAATGGAGGGCATGAGCTACGAGCAGATCGCGGTCGTGCTCGAGGTGCCCCGCGGCACCGTCGAGTCCCGCCTGCACCGGGCGCGGCAGGCGATGCGCACACTGTTAAGCGACTACGCCTCACGGGAGGTTTGA
- a CDS encoding NCS2 family permease, producing the protein MKWFVRGDVDGFFGLALDNLVQLLVILSLCRFVLGFDDDLLLGRVLPGVAVSLIIGNVFYAWQAKRLGDKLGRDDICALPYGINTPSVFAYIFLVMLPAKLTAMGNGAGARAAAITAWHAGLIACLASGVIEFAGSFIAEHIRRLTPRAALLSTLAGIAIVFISGAFLLDTYAHPIVGLTTLAVILIAYFGRVKFRFGLPAGLIAVAIGIALCWATGLAPGPEPTTSLSLRVPVPVIGDLIEALRSDYLLTYLSVIIPMGIFNVVGSMQNIESAAAEGDHFPTAPSMAVNGIGSIAAALFGSCFPTTIYIGHPGWKEMGARAGYSILNAAFMTAICLTGAAAHIAYVAPVQAGMAIVLWIGIVITAQAFSATPRQHAPAVVVGLLPGIVTWGALMAKLGLRVGGMGPPDGPSFIDKSADILAGFSNAGQNLGGALALEQGFILTAMILAAMVVMIIERRFLAAACWALIAAAISATGLMHGYRWTPADTAIDLHPAWAWVIGYVCMAICLAGARWLTVPTKYVES; encoded by the coding sequence ATGAAATGGTTCGTGCGCGGGGATGTCGATGGGTTCTTCGGGCTGGCGCTGGACAATCTGGTGCAGCTTCTGGTGATCCTGTCGCTGTGCCGCTTCGTGCTGGGATTCGACGATGACCTTTTGCTGGGGCGCGTGCTGCCGGGCGTGGCGGTGTCGCTGATCATCGGGAATGTGTTTTACGCGTGGCAGGCCAAGCGGCTCGGCGACAAGCTTGGCCGCGATGACATCTGCGCCCTGCCTTACGGCATCAACACGCCCAGCGTCTTCGCCTACATCTTTCTCGTGATGCTGCCGGCGAAGCTGACGGCGATGGGCAACGGGGCAGGCGCCCGCGCCGCCGCGATCACCGCCTGGCACGCCGGACTCATCGCCTGTCTCGCCAGCGGCGTGATCGAATTCGCCGGCTCCTTCATCGCCGAGCACATCCGCCGCCTCACCCCGCGCGCCGCTCTCTTGTCCACCCTCGCCGGCATCGCCATCGTTTTCATCAGCGGCGCGTTTCTGCTCGACACGTATGCTCATCCGATCGTCGGGCTCACCACGCTGGCCGTCATCCTCATCGCCTACTTCGGCCGGGTGAAGTTCCGCTTCGGTTTGCCCGCCGGGCTCATCGCCGTCGCCATCGGCATCGCGCTGTGCTGGGCGACGGGACTGGCGCCGGGCCCTGAACCGACGACATCATTGTCGCTGCGCGTGCCCGTGCCGGTCATCGGCGATCTCATCGAAGCGCTGCGGAGCGACTACCTGCTGACGTATCTGTCGGTCATCATTCCGATGGGGATTTTCAACGTCGTCGGTTCGATGCAGAACATCGAATCGGCGGCGGCGGAGGGCGATCATTTTCCGACCGCGCCGTCGATGGCGGTCAACGGGATCGGCTCCATCGCCGCCGCCTTGTTCGGCTCGTGCTTCCCGACGACGATCTACATCGGGCATCCGGGATGGAAAGAGATGGGCGCACGAGCGGGGTACTCGATTCTCAACGCCGCGTTCATGACGGCGATCTGTCTGACCGGCGCGGCGGCGCATATTGCTTATGTCGCACCGGTGCAGGCGGGCATGGCGATTGTGCTATGGATCGGCATCGTGATCACCGCGCAGGCGTTCTCCGCCACGCCGCGCCAGCACGCCCCGGCCGTCGTCGTCGGATTGTTGCCGGGCATCGTCACATGGGGCGCGCTGATGGCGAAGCTCGGCCTGCGCGTCGGCGGCATGGGGCCGCCGGATGGGCCGTCGTTCATTGATAAATCCGCCGACATTCTCGCGGGTTTTTCCAATGCGGGGCAGAACCTCGGCGGCGCGCTGGCGTTGGAACAGGGGTTCATTCTGACGGCGATGATTCTCGCCGCGATGGTCGTCATGATCATCGAGCGGCGGTTTCTCGCCGCCGCGTGCTGGGCCCTGATCGCCGCCGCCATCAGCGCGACCGGCCTGATGCACGGCTACCGCTGGACCCCCGCCGACACGGCCATCGACCTGCACCCGGCATGGGCATGGGTCATCGGCTATGTGTGCATGGCGATCTGTTTGGCGGGTGCGCGATGGTTGACGGTGCCGACGAAGTATGTGGAGTCGTGA
- a CDS encoding prepilin-type N-terminal cleavage/methylation domain-containing protein encodes MNQRAFTLIEVLVATLILAAVALALGSTLSTGMAARRTAVKALERSRPMTVVAKIMRGDIEAAVRPTGVLTGSFLGTQAVNVGDTGPTMRFTTNNALSEVNYTGLDINMRGQMNVALNSSGATARPIRADVVEVEYAMTEGEAATYNFVRRTRYNLTAETVDMTGEQVLLRGVSDVQMHYYDGTEWLDAWDSGAQNNQLPQAVEVEVTLDGGKPIALTFQPHMATVLTSDTGSSTQ; translated from the coding sequence ATGAACCAGCGGGCATTTACGCTCATCGAAGTGCTGGTGGCGACGCTGATTCTCGCGGCGGTCGCGCTGGCGCTGGGCTCGACGCTGAGCACGGGCATGGCGGCGCGGCGCACGGCGGTCAAGGCGCTGGAGCGGTCGCGGCCGATGACGGTCGTGGCGAAGATCATGCGCGGCGACATCGAAGCGGCCGTGCGACCGACGGGCGTGCTCACCGGCTCCTTTCTTGGCACGCAGGCCGTCAACGTCGGCGACACCGGCCCGACGATGCGCTTCACGACCAACAACGCGCTGAGCGAAGTCAACTACACCGGGCTCGACATCAACATGCGCGGTCAGATGAACGTCGCGCTCAATTCGAGCGGCGCGACCGCCCGGCCGATCCGCGCCGACGTCGTCGAAGTCGAGTATGCGATGACCGAAGGCGAAGCGGCGACGTACAACTTCGTCCGCCGCACGCGCTACAACCTGACCGCCGAGACGGTGGACATGACCGGCGAGCAGGTCTTGCTGAGGGGCGTCAGCGATGTCCAGATGCACTATTACGACGGGACGGAGTGGCTCGATGCGTGGGACTCGGGCGCGCAGAACAATCAGCTTCCGCAGGCGGTCGAAGTCGAAGTCACGCTCGACGGCGGCAAGCCCATCGCGCTGACGTTCCAGCCGCACATGGCCACCGTACTGACCAGCGACACGGGGAGCAGCACACAATGA